One Panicum virgatum strain AP13 chromosome 3N, P.virgatum_v5, whole genome shotgun sequence DNA segment encodes these proteins:
- the LOC120666082 gene encoding uncharacterized protein LOC120666082, whose product MMSSAMTFQQPPQRRRRLPPTAIPQSPTVITIHTLGDDLLLDIFLRLPSLPSLVRAALACRSFLAAVRSSPAFRRRFRALHPPPLVGFFFETDGCDLPSFSPVRRRSDADLAAAVRGADVFLTRLPYHEDAYPGWDIVDCHGGCLLLHNSETAQIAAYNPLTRALHLLPTPPDEISKGHLGKFQQRLDFFLFLSEENPGSFRVISLFHDKSRVRAIVYSSGAREWRILPWSEAAPAQPSGKKHWLNMGRRANGNLYWSHRKQANMVVLDTTAMQFSFMALPDFLKGQSRIYKIGETKDGKLCLVFTVGFTLFISLWRVDNDGVERWIIDDKFLLEEEILQATKGTRDDDDELELQVWFVMDGIVYLSPLICGDTHSPCWFLSFCPETRKLEKLCHRTFDNSHFPYIMAWPPSLVGTDLSP is encoded by the coding sequence ATGATGTCATCTGCCATGACCTTCCAGCAGccaccgcagcggcggcggcggttgccgCCGACGGCGATACCCCAATCCCCCACCGTCATCACCATCCACACCCTCGGCGACGACCTCCTCCTAGACAtcttcctccgcctcccctCGCTCCCGAGCCTCGtccgcgccgcgctcgcctgccgctccttcctcgccgccgtccgctcctCCCcggccttccgccgccgcttccgcgcGCTCCACCCGCCCCCTCTCGTCGGATTCTTCTTCGAAACTGACGGCTGCGACCTCCCCTCCTTCtcgcccgtccgccgccgctccgacgCGGATCTCGCCGCGGCCGTCCGCGGCGCCGACGTCTTCCTCACCCGTCTGCCCTACCACGAAGACGCCTACCCGGGGTGGGACATCGTGGACTGCCACGGCGGATGCCTCCTCCTCCACAACAGCGAGACCGCGCAGATCGCCGCGTATAACCCCCTCACGCGAGCTCTGCATCTCCTCCCCACGCCGCCCGACGAGATCTCCAAAGGTCACCTAGGCAAGTTTCAACAACGCCTGgatttcttcttgttcttatcCGAAGAGAACCCTGGTTCGTTCCGGGTGATCTCCTTATTCCACGACAAGTCGCGGGTGCGCGCGATCGTCTACTCGTCGGGCGCTAGGGAGTGGCGAATTCTCCCCTGGTCGGAGGCCGCGCCGGCACAGCCGTCGGGCAAGAAGCACTGGCTTAACATGGGCAGGAGGGCAAATGGGAACCTGTACTGGTCACACAGGAAACAGGCCAACATGGTAGTGCTGGACACCACGGCGATGCAATTCTCTTTCATGGCTCTGCCGGATTTCTTGAAGGGGCAAAGTCGCATCTACAAGATTGGAGAGACCAAGGATGGGAAGTTGTGCTTGGTCTTCACAGTGGGATTCACGCTGTTCATTTCATTATGGAGAGTAGATAATGATGGTGTTGAGAGGTGGATAATTGATGATAAGTTCCTGCTGGAGGAAGAGATTCTTCAGGCTACCAAGGGCACacgggatgatgatgatgagctcGAACTCCAAGTCTGGTTTGTTATGGACGGCATTGTGTATTTGTCGCCTTTGATCTGTGGAGATACTCATTCACCTTGTTGGTTCTTATCCTTCTGCCCGGAAACAAGGAAACTGGAGAAGTTATGTCATAGGACATTTGACAACAGTCACTTTCCCTACATCATGGCATGGCCTCCTTCTTTGGTAGGCACCGATTTGAGCCCTTGA
- the LOC120666084 gene encoding autophagy-related protein 101-like isoform X1, protein MNCVTCQLKELELELTEIRDVLRCILHTIFFHRTLSLVRPKDVDCDFLEITYVQCGLPELEKEVDEKIDLFIAWVEKHPNRRSQVCLSFLDEKHKHPGWFVNKTERIYWEQWFISLHVMSPKRYSKSNSSKGLSNIGGDALEETSLRRAALESSINEVLFQIINFANEKKDHIPAIPDRIFNHEIMIPSSSDSVFGWNTDAFRRVLNSGHPFSL, encoded by the exons ATGAACTGCGTGACCTGTCAGCTGAAGGAGCTG GAGCTGGAATTGACTGAGATTAGGGATGTGCTGCGAT GCATTTTGCACACCATATTCTTCCATAGAACCCTCAGCCTTGTTCGCCCCAAAGATGTTGACTGTGATTTCCTTGAGATCACTTAC GTGCAATGTGGTCTACCAGAACTAGAAAAGGAAGTTGATGAAAAGATAGACCTGTTCATTGCTTGGGTGGAAAAGCACCCAAATCGCAGAAGCCAG GTCTGCCTATCCTTCTTGGATGAGAAACACAAACACCCAGGTTGGTTTGTCAACAAAACAGAGCGTATTTATTGGGAACAATGGTTCATCAGTTTACACGTCATGAGCCCAAAAAGATATAGCAAATCAAACAGCTCCAAAGGGCTTTCAAATATTGGAG GGGATGCCTTGGAGGAGACCAGCTTAAGGCGTGCTGCATTGGAGTCGTCAATTAATGAAGTGCTATTCCAGATCATAAATTTTGCCAATGAGAAAAAGGACCACATTCCTGCCATCCCTGACAGAATATTCAATCATGAGATCATGATCCCAAG CTCATCGGATTCTGTGTTTGGATGGAACACCGACGCCTTTCGCAGAGTGCTGAATAGTGGGCACCCGTTCTCACTTTAG
- the LOC120666084 gene encoding autophagy-related protein 101-like isoform X2: protein MCCDVSRILHTIFFHRTLSLVRPKDVDCDFLEITYVQCGLPELEKEVDEKIDLFIAWVEKHPNRRSQVCLSFLDEKHKHPGWFVNKTERIYWEQWFISLHVMSPKRYSKSNSSKGLSNIGGDALEETSLRRAALESSINEVLFQIINFANEKKDHIPAIPDRIFNHEIMIPSSSDSVFGWNTDAFRRVLNSGHPFSL from the exons ATGTGCTGCGATGTGAGTC GCATTTTGCACACCATATTCTTCCATAGAACCCTCAGCCTTGTTCGCCCCAAAGATGTTGACTGTGATTTCCTTGAGATCACTTAC GTGCAATGTGGTCTACCAGAACTAGAAAAGGAAGTTGATGAAAAGATAGACCTGTTCATTGCTTGGGTGGAAAAGCACCCAAATCGCAGAAGCCAG GTCTGCCTATCCTTCTTGGATGAGAAACACAAACACCCAGGTTGGTTTGTCAACAAAACAGAGCGTATTTATTGGGAACAATGGTTCATCAGTTTACACGTCATGAGCCCAAAAAGATATAGCAAATCAAACAGCTCCAAAGGGCTTTCAAATATTGGAG GGGATGCCTTGGAGGAGACCAGCTTAAGGCGTGCTGCATTGGAGTCGTCAATTAATGAAGTGCTATTCCAGATCATAAATTTTGCCAATGAGAAAAAGGACCACATTCCTGCCATCCCTGACAGAATATTCAATCATGAGATCATGATCCCAAG CTCATCGGATTCTGTGTTTGGATGGAACACCGACGCCTTTCGCAGAGTGCTGAATAGTGGGCACCCGTTCTCACTTTAG